A window of the Cheilinus undulatus linkage group 21, ASM1832078v1, whole genome shotgun sequence genome harbors these coding sequences:
- the zgc:66443 gene encoding zinc finger protein 263 — protein MTKLQLLNAYLTERLTVVVKEILDVVEDTVTEYREETARTKRENESLRRQLRDILLLEAETEWLRSTRSSVGFAASDQQQQQPDLQLRPLSEESDSTLNQPKRSPANTSNPIHEQVVSVQLPSLQGETSPGPVILPREKKPVEVRETVLKCEPHNEELKKASPLPTHSSLNPPTTSVPKIHVQVPVLREETQAPAPPLIKAEPEEYKVSEPEGQTESLTAAGSAHITQEQPSFRTDADRTVLVLSDRHEAHRKKKPQEKPAVSNDAAAAAYIPELVHRCPRCGEAFDQASSLRLHLEQKRKTYACEWCCKSFAQSADLRRHLRTHTGERPHRCNFCSKSFSQRGNLRRHLRIHTGERPYSCPYCCRTFSDGDTMKKHKRTHAGEKPDRGVQCSKTLTNTGGLQIHLKKDMCFMVNA, from the exons ATGACCAAACTCCAGCTCCTGAACGCCTACCTAACGGAGCGGCTGACGGTGGTGGTGAAGGAGATCCTGGACGTGGTGGAGGACACGGTGACCGAGTACCGGGAGGAGACCGCCAGGACCAAGCGGGAAAACGAGAGCCTGCGGAGGCAGCTGCGGGACATCCTGCTGCTGGAGGCCGAGACGGAGTGGCTAA GGTCGACCAGGTCCAGTGTTGGGTTTGCAGCTTcagaccagcagcagcagcaacctGATTTGCAGCTGAGGCCTCTCTCAGAGGAGTCAGACTCCACCCTGAACCAGCCCAAACGCTCACCAGCCAACACCTCCAATCCTATTCATGAGCAGGTTGTTTCGGTGCAACTCCCATCACTGCAGGGCGAGACGTCTCCAGGGCCGGTAATCCTGCCACGAGAGAAGAAGCCTGTTGAGGTCAGGGAGACGGTGTTAAAGTGTGAACCGCACAATGAGGAATTAAAGAAAGCATCACCTCTTCCTACTCACTCCTCTCTAAATCCTCCCACCACCTCTGTTCCTAAGATTCATGTTCAAGTTCCAGTGCTGAGAGAGGAGACGCAggccccagctcctcctctgatCAAAGCTGAACCTGAGGAGTACAAAGTGAGTGAACCTGAAGGTCAGACtgagtctttgacagcagccgGATCCGCTCACATCACACAGGAACAGCCGAGTTTCAGAACAGATGCCGACAGAACTGTGCTGGTGCTTTCAGACCGACACGAAGCTCATCGCAAAAAGAAACCTCAGGAGAAGCCGGCTGTTTCCAACGACGCTGCAGCAGCCGCGTACATCCCTGAACTCGTCCATCGCTGCCCTCGCTGTGGCGAGGCGTTCGACCAGGCCAGCAGCCTCCGCCTCCACTTGGAGCAGAAGAGAAAGACCTACGCCTGCGAGTGGTGCTGCAAGTCTTTCGCACAGTCCGCAGACCTGCGGCGTCACCTGCGCACGCACACGGGCGAGAGACCGCACCGCTGCAACTTTTGCTCCAAGAGTTTCAGCCAGAGAGGAAACCTGCGGCGTCACCTGCGTATTCACACAGGGGAGCGGCCATACAGCTGCCCATACTGCTGCCGCACGTTCAGCGATGGAGACACCATGAAGaaacacaaacgcacacatGCAGGGGAGAAACCAGACCGCGGTGTTCAGTGCTCCAAGACACTAACTAACACGGGCGGTTTGCAGATTCACTTAAAGAAGGACATGTGTTTCATGGTTAACGCCTGA